One genomic window of Anticarsia gemmatalis isolate Benzon Research Colony breed Stoneville strain chromosome 23, ilAntGemm2 primary, whole genome shotgun sequence includes the following:
- the LOC142983036 gene encoding uncharacterized protein LOC142983036 isoform X3 has translation MELVVGLLVAAGAVAVLVLLCRCCCRKSRGRVIAPPPAPGTEAAAPYPQQQYTTATYPASTVTVYPVGTGAPYPAGAPYPAPAPYPAAPYGGAAPAPYPTAAPYPTAAPYPAAAPYGQAPSAPDAHAFFGIAPPGWTPQACPPSYDQVMMGGGKQPPYNPHAPH, from the exons ATGGAGCTGGTGGTGGGGCTGCTGGTGGCGGCGGGCGCCGTGGCCGTGCTCGTGCTGCTGTGCCGGTGCTGCTGCCGCAAGTCGCGCGGCAGAGTCATCGCAC CGCCGCCGGCGCCGGGCACGGAGGCGGCCGCGCCCTACCCGCAGCAGCAGTACACCACCGCCACGTACCCCG CGTCGACGGTGACGGTGTACCCGGTGGGCACGGGCGCGCCGTACCCCGCGGGCGCGCCCTACCCCGCGCCGGCGCCCTACCCCGCCGCGCCCTACGGCGGCGCAGCGCCGGCGCCCTACCCCACCGCGGCGCCCTACCCCACCGCGGCGCCCTACCCCGCCGCCGCGCCCTACGGACAGGCTCCCAGCGCGCCCGACGCACACG CTTTCTTTGGGATCGCGCCGCCCGGCTGGACGCCGCAAG CGTGCCCGCCCTCCTACGACCAGGTGATGATGGGCGGCGGCAAGCAGCCCCCCTACAACCCGCACGCGCCGCACTAA